In a single window of the Drosophila subpulchrella strain 33 F10 #4 breed RU33 chromosome X, RU_Dsub_v1.1 Primary Assembly, whole genome shotgun sequence genome:
- the LOC119556182 gene encoding trithorax group protein osa isoform X1, translating to MTSIKTEMPPLHAAEALAASSATDSGGGGGSGGGSSSAGGGGGGGGAGGPGAGGSGGGGGGGGSAPATPNATISAAADSSDNQPGTPQPPQQQQQQPTQQQLQQPQAQQQQAMGGGDPQQQQQQQQVTGITHQPYATHHMYSASAGQQQQQQQQQMYGGLYGGDMQQQQGYASSYINSYEQFYQQQQQQQQGTTDYAFGAVGVDYAKNAGVRYHPYLQTPTSGLGGIPTGSAAGQEEAGSAPSAVSTTTTVAMSPRVVSSSSPTSTSSHLQLGSSSGQTPGSPGGATGSGGCKLQCKKCGILTTNESELQEHIANVHGESPYGSSGYASSPYIKEEMPTPQPPGVGGTTAANPGELLDLDSQKMVYHQQLLQQQQQQQQQQQQQHDAVAGLPLGALPDPLHSMQSMQQRALHSWEQQPQQTVASVEGLPPYMQQGLGVGLGVGVGVGVGVDKSPYYSPKQSPYHQSAGVGGATLIKQEYGGHGLIKSEYPDSQHYVDKSFDPTGAGGGGAELCASVATSPAEFPSTTTGGPGQESAAGAAPGGGYRGFEPPSSSSVLPANSLTAKAATWKSNEARRPKTYNCTACNKWFTSSGHLKRHYNTTLHKNAVKSSGQPDPATLPISAHHHPARDPVTKPSRRGTAAAAAAAAAAAAAAASASGQQQQPPPPPPPANVPPPEPPRSPPEYGGGGGLGVGAMGGAAMSQYSASPSPTQQQQQHHLNHHQQQANGYANGTANGYGYMQQQVQSTTNASPQHASNNNNQQQQQQQQQHHQQQQQMPQHHNSVLNGHPNGLAGPSAPHNNNNTTQMPSSQMRGLLNETTTTPPPTTTTRAPQITTTTTATTAATTVAIKSEQMEDSNHTHLNHNHSQDRSHSSSSSSMATEEAEELELRDQEQAAEDHLHQQAAAAQQYLLAARHYHSSTPNTLSSSSSSSSISNTNPSTPSSNSPHTIYRQEPPGTDFSRTTPPPQPLPPMGMLPPMAMDYNMLALDMPMPMPTLMHSNMLQCSSTSTTPLATTITTSMPDTMQPQQQQLVHHYHQAVLHPHHHQLEEQHHQRQEEDQHHQQQQQRELHQLDQQQQQALILADSLPHSSSSPTSSSPPPTMAMPMPMPLTTITAPQLLPLQPPPPHITSTMPMPPTMHMPIMPPPPQCYQQLQPLDPTMSYHTIIGSSGATAEATGGGAYGNQITTSDGQILQLMPASLFAPYAPISPYSVAAQRSPQEGDLPPVHTLTTALHAHQQGGQQEAQTPTLTVLSTPYSPTVSSSRATPALEMDMATLMQHQQDYEMEQYQQLQHQQLEQLQQHQQQQQQQHHQQQQQQQQQQQLEQQQQILADQAQSLAQQPLAKKRRGGGGGGGNATPSTTKRRRNSSVGSTSPHSTTLPSGRIKCLECDKEFTKNCYLTQHNKSFHSGEYPFRCQKCGKRFQSEDVYTTHLGRHRTQDKPHKCELCPKQFHHKTDLRRHVEAIHTGLKQHMCDICEKGFCRKDHLRKHLETHNRPRVVGKKSAAAAAAAAAAAATASLGLGGGGAGGGGGVVPAVGTIKAAFARSLTVTTAVSESGVTASAPAPALALGQAVNPGLNPSLSLKRHIDDVAADDDSLLEEDEDEMEMLEEEEEEELGDHHHMIIKSEFVEEEFQMIEKSIELY from the coding sequence gcagcagatgtaCGGCGGTCTCTACGGCGGTGAcatgcaacagcagcagggcTATGCCAGCAGCTACATCAACAGCTACGAGCAGTTctaccagcagcagcaacagcagcagcagggcaCCACCGACTACGCCTTTGGCGCCGTGGGCGTGGACTATGCCAAGAATGCCGGAGTGCGCTATCATCCCTACCTGCAGACCCCCACCTCGGGGCTGGGCGGCATTCCAACGGGCAGTGCCGCCGGCCAGGAGGAGGCGGGCAGTGCGCCCAGCGCCGTCAGCACCACCACAACGGTGGCCATGAGTCCGCGTGTGGTGAGCAGCAGCTCACCCACGTCGACATCGTCGCACCTCCAGTTGGGCAGCTCCAGTGGCCAGACACCGGGCTCCCCGGGCGGAGCAACTGGCAGTGGTGGTTGCAAGTTGCAGTGCAAGAAGTGCGGCATCCTCACCACCAACGAGTCGGAGCTGCAGGAGCACATAGCCAATGTGCACGGAGAGTCGCCATATGGCAGTAGTGGTTACGCCAGTTCGCCGTACATCAAGGAGGAGATGCCCACGCCACAGCCACCAGGCGTTGGCGGTACCACAGCGGCCAATCCCGGCGAGCTGCTTGACCTGGATTCCCAGAAGATGGTCTACCACCAGCAGCTGCttcaacagcaacaacagcagcagcagcaacaacaacagcagcacgATGCGGTCGCCGGCCTTCCGCTGGGCGCTCTGCCAGATCCGCTGCACTCGATGCAGTCCATGCAGCAGCGGGCGCTCCACAGCTGGGAGCAGCAGCCACAGCAGACAGTGGCCTCTGTTGAGGGCCTGCCACCCTACATGCAGCAGGGACTGGGCGTGGGGCTCGGCGTgggagtgggcgtgggtgTGGGCGTGGACAAGTCGCCCTACTATTCGCCCAAGCAGTCGCCCTACCACCAGTCAGCCGGCGTTGGCGGAGCCACGCTGATCAAGCAGGAGTACGGTGGCCACGGACTGATCAAGTCCGAGTATCCCGATTCGCAGCACTATGTGGACAAGTCCTTTGATCCCACCGGAGCGGGAGGAGGCGGCGCGGAGTTGTGCGCCAGCGTGGCCACCAGTCCGGCGGAGTTTCCGAGCACCACCACCGGTGGTCCGGGGCAGGAGAGCGCGGCGGGTGCGGCGCCAGGAGGCGGATACCGCGGCTTCGAGCCGCCCAGCTCCAGTTCCGTGCTGCCGGCCAACAGCCTGACGGCCAAGGCGGCCACCTGGAAGTCGAACGAGGCGCGTCGCCCCAAGACCTACAACTGCACGGCCTGCAACAAGTGGTTCACCAGTTCGGGCCACCTCAAGCGGCACTACAATACGACGCTGCACAAGAATGCGGTCAAGTCGAGCGGTCAGCCGGATCCAGCCACCTTGCCCATCTCGGCACACCATCATCCCGCCCGCGATCCGGTGACGAAACCCAGTCGCAGGGGCACTGCCGCAGCCGCAGcggccgcagcagcagcagcagcagctgccgCCTCGGCCAGtggtcagcagcagcagccgccgccgccaccgcCGCCGGCCAATGTGCCACCGCCGGAGCCGCCCAGAAGTCCGCCCGAGTATGGCGGGGGCGGCGGGTTGGGCGTGGGAGCGATGGGCGGCGCTGCCATGTCCCAGTACTCGGCCTCGCCCTCGCCcacccagcagcagcagcagcaccacctcaaccatcatcagcagcaggcCAATGGCTATGCTAATGGCACCGCCAACGGCTATGGCTACATGCAGCAACAAGTGCAATCCACGACAAACGCTTCACCACAGCACGCttccaacaacaacaaccagcagcagcagcagcaacaacaacaacaccatcagcagcagcagcagatgccGCAGCACCACAACTCCGTTTTGAACGGTCACCCAAACGGGCTAGCAGGTCCCTCCGCCccacacaacaacaacaacaccaccCAAATGCCGTCCTCCCAAATGAGGGGCCTGCTGAACGAAACAACAACCACGCCgccaccaacaacaacaacccgAGCACCACAAatcacaacaacaacaacagcaacaacggcGGCCACCACGGTAGCTATAAAGAGCGAGCAAATGGAGGACAGCAACCACACACATCTCAATCACAATCACAGCCAGGACAGgagccacagcagcagcagcagctcaaTGGCCACGGAGGAGGCGGAGGAGCTGGAGCTGCGGGATCAGGAGCAGGCGGCGGAAGATCACCTGCATCAGCAGGCGGCGGCGGCCCAGCAATATCTGCTGGCGGCGCGCCACTATCACAGCAGCACGCCCAACAcgctcagcagcagcagcagcagcagcagcatcagcaacaCCAATCCCAGCACGCCCAGCAGCAACTCGCCCCATACTATCTACCGGCAGGAGCCGCCGGGAACGGATTTCTCGCGCACCACCCCGCCgccgcagccgctgccgcCTATGGGAATGCTGCCGCCTATGGCAATGGACTACAACATGCTGGCTTTGGATATGCCCATGCCCATGCCCACGCTCATGCACAGCAATATGCTGCAgtgcagcagcaccagcaccacGCCGCTAGCTACTACCATCACCACCAGTATGCCGGACACTatgcagccgcagcagcagcagctggtgCACCATTACCACCAGGCGGTGCTCCACCCGCACCATCATCAGTTGGAGGAGCAGCACCACCAGCGCCAGGAGGAGGACcagcatcatcagcagcagcagcagcgggagCTTCACCAACTggatcagcagcagcagcaggcgtTAATCCTGGCGGACAGTTTGCCGCACAGCAGCAGTTCGCCCACCAGCAGCTCCCCGCCGCCCACCATGGCCATGCCCATGCCCATGCCGCTCACCACCATCACAGCGCCgcagctgctgccgctgcagccgccgccgccgcacATCACCAGCACCATGCCCATGCCGCCCACCATGCACATGCCCATcatgccgccgccgccgcaaTGCTACCAGCAGCTGCAGCCGCTGGACCCCACAATGAGCTATCACACTATTATTGGTAGTAGTGGCGCCACGGCGGAGGCAACGGGCGGCGGTGCCTACGGCAATCAGATCACCACCAGCGATGGCCAGATCCTTCAGCTGATGCCCGCCTCGCTGTTCGCGCCCTATGCCCCGATCTCGCCGTACTCGGTGGCCGCCCAGCGGTCGCCGCAGGAGGGCGATTTGCCGCCCGTGCATACGCTCACCACGGCGCTGCATGCCCATCAGCAGGGCGGGCAGCAGGAGGCGCAAACCCCAACGCTGACGGTGCTCTCGACACCCTACTCGCCCACGGTGAGCAGTTCGCGGGCCACTCCCGCGCTGGAGATGGACATGGCCACGCTGATGCAGCACCAGCAGGACTACGAGATGGAGCAGTATCAGCAGCTGCAGCACCAGCAATtggagcaactgcagcagcaccagcaacagcagcagcagcagcaccatcagcagcaacaacagcagcagcagcagcagcaactggagcagcagcaacagatcCTGGCCGATCAGGCCCAATCCCTGGCCCAGCAGCCGTTGGCCAAGAagcgacgaggaggaggaggtggtggtggaAATGCCACACCATCGACGACGAAGCGACGGCGGAACAGCAGCGTGGGATCAACGTCGCCGCACTCGACCACCCTGCCCTCCGGACGGATCAAGTGTCTGGAGTGCGACAAGGAGTTCACCAAGAACTGCTACCTCACGCAGCACAACAAGAGCTTCCACTCCGGTGAGTACCCGTTCCGCTGCCAGAAGTGCGGCAAGCGCTTCCAGAGCGAGGATGTCTACACCACGCATCTGGGTCGCCATCGCACCCAGGACAAGCCGCACAAGTGCGAGCTGTGCCCCAAGCAGTTCCATCACAAGACCGATCTGCGCCGACACGTGGAGGCCATCCACACGGGGCTGAAGCAGCACATGTGCGACATTTGCGAGAAGGGCTTCTGCCGCAAGGATCATCTGCGCAAGCATCTCGAGACGCACAATCGGCCGCGGGTGGTGGGCAAAAAGTCTGCCGCGGCAGCGgccgccgcagcagcagcagcagccactgCCTCGTTGGGATTGGGAGGAGgtggagcaggaggaggaggaggtgttGTTCCGGCCGTTGGCACCATCAAGGCGGCCTTTGCCCGCTCGCTGACGGTGACGACAGCCGTGAGCGAATCGGGAGTGACAGcttctgctcctgctcctgccctCGCTCTCGGCCAGGCTGTCAATCCGGGTCTCAATCCCAGTCTCAGTCTGAAGCGGCACATTGACGATGTGGCCGCCGACGATGACAGCCTGCTGGAGGAGGACGAGGATGAGATGGAGAtgctggaggaggaggaggaggaggagctcGGCGATCACCACCACATGATCATCAAGAGCGAGTTCGTGGAGGAGGAGTTTCAGATGATCGAGAAGAGCATAGAGTTGTACTGA